Below is a genomic region from Phalacrocorax carbo chromosome 10, bPhaCar2.1, whole genome shotgun sequence.
GTCACGGTGGCTGGCGCATGGGTTGATGAGGATCACGGTGGGGAGGGCAAGGAGGAAGGCCACCAGCCACCCCAGGCAGGTGGCTGCCCACTGGTTGTCCCTCAACCTGAGCAGGGTGTCCAGAGACCTGACGATGGCCAGGTAGCGCTCAGTGCTCATGGGGGTGAGGATGAAGATGCTGACATGCATGCTGAGGAGATGGAGGATGAAGGGGATCCTGCAGCCCAGGTATCCGAAGCACCAGTCCCGCACGACGTATGCGCGGGGATGTTGCGTGCACGTAAGTATGAAGGGGACGGTGGGTAAGGACAGGAGACCGGCCAGGGCCAAGGTGATGAGTTACACCTACACGGAGCCTGTGCGCTTTGTGGGGACGGTGGTGGCCCCAGCGTGTAGATAtttcccaccaccccagccacGCACACGGTGGCCAGGACACAGCCGAGGAAGGAGGTGACCAGGAGGTCACGGGCACTTTGGGAGAGGTATTGGGCTGGATGGTGGCATTTTTGGGGTGGCAGGGCACCAAGACGCGCATGCTCGGCTCCATCCTCCCTCGCCGAGAGCCACCCTGGGGAGCTCTTCTGGAGGAAATCCCCCAATGCTGCCTGGAAAAGCCATTTGCCTTCCCCGTGTGTGGTGGGGAAGGGACAGCCCGGGCAGAGGGGGGTTCGTCCCTCTGCCCTCATGGTAGGGATGCTGGGATGCCCCAGCCACCCACCAGCCCTTCCcactgcccctgagcccctgccctgctccttccaTAACATGTGTCAGTGCAGATGGATTGTTTTCtgatgaaacttttttttaattactatacTTTTGTATTTTCCCCCATCTCCTGGCTCTGTCCAGGCCTACAGTGCAGGTTCAGCCTTGGGCCAGCAGGCTTAGCTGTAAATTAATGTAATCAGAAATTTATAGTGGTGTCTTGTCCCCAAAGCTGCTCTGTCctgtggctgggggggggcacttgtttgctgtgttttaggGATTTTTTGGGATGGGAATCAGCCCCCACCGATCCGGTgccaggaaggaggcagctCGAGGGTCCCAGGGAGGTGAGAGGAGTCCACAGACCCACTTGGGTCCTTATGAGCAATATGTTGGAGAGTGAAAGCTCCTGGCTTCACCCGTGTTTTTGGGCTGAATCAGCAATGCTGGGGACAGGGGAAGCAAACCCTGCAGGCAGCGAGGGCACAGAGAGCCCCCCAGCTCTGCGCTAGAGCTGCCTtgcaccccaaaaccacaaTTTAATGTCTCTCAAAGGCAGAAGAGCTCTGGTGGGGGATCACCCCGGGGTCAGGGACAACCCCGTGTGGACCTGCATCCCCCTCTTGGCAGAGCACCCCCATAGGGGACCTGTCCCACCCAGCACAGCACCCCCTTAGGGATCCTGACATCCCCCCATGGCAGAGCACCCCTATAGCAGTCCTGCCCCCCCACCAGCAGAGCGCCCCCCACCCCTAGGAAACACGTGCAGCCCTTCGCCCCGCCCCTTCCCTTcaggccccgcccccttccTACCAAACACTGGGCTCCCGGAAGGGGGCGGGGCTAGCCCGCCCGGAGGACCGCCTTCACCCGCCTCTATGGTAGGTTTGCCGAGACGGGACCTCTCGAGCCTCCCGTCTCTCCCTCGTCGCTCTCCGCTCCCTCGCCACTCCTCTCTATggtgcggggcggggcggtCACGTGGCGCGGGCCGGCCGGAAGGAGCCGGGCAGCGGCGGCTAAATGAAGCGGGGCCGGTGGGGTGGCGGGGCCCGGTGAGCGTCCGGTGAGTGCCGGCCGTGGGGCCCCGCGGGATCGGGCGGTTTCCGCGTCCCGGGTGGGGCCGGGGCAGAGCGgcggcaggggagggggctccccCGCGTCGTCCCCTCCGGGGCCTCGCCCGCCCTCTCGGCGGGGACCCGGCCTCGCCTCTATCCCCTTAAGGCCGGGGTGTCCCCCCGGTCCCGCTCCACCGCCGGGATCGGTGGGTGCCCCCGGCGCGGCCCTCGCCCCCCTCCCGAGGTGCCGGGTGTCTCCCCCAGCGGGGAGgcgagcggggcggcggggccccgggTACGACCTCCCGTCTCTCTCCTCACCggctcctttcaggtaccccgCGCCGTGCCTTTACACCCGGGAGGAAAGCGAGGGGGGAAGGCGGCCGTCCGCTCGCTCCTGACCCTGCCTCGCTGTGCAAGCGCTCGGTGCCGTTGGGACGTCTTGACATTTCAGGCATCTGCTGTGGGAGCTGCCTTAGGAAAGAAACCCGGAGCGCAGCTGTCCTCAGAGCCGAGGGATCTGTGTAAGGGATCCTCCTCGCTCCCCCTCTCTCTGCCGATCCGAGTGCTGGCTCAGCTTGGCGGGAGAGAGTGCAAACGCTGGAAGCCCTAATGCCCGCAGCGTTTGTGTAACGGAGATGTCTGATGGGTGTTTCTGCCCCTGGAGCCGCGCTCGTTCCCCCAAACGGCTGGAGGAAGGTCAGGTTTTCACGCAGAGTATTTTGAGGCCGAAGAGTTGTAGCCAACTTGAGCTCGCCCAGGCAGTGCTCCCACGCGTCGGCTGGGGGTCAGCGAATGTAGGTCAGCTTAAAAAGTCACCTTTGGCTCGTGGATCCGCTGGCTTTGCAGCTGCGTGCGCTGGAACCCTGGCATGGCCGTTGGGCAGGTAACGGCCGCTTGCGCCTGCGAGTCTGGCCTgggaggtttttcttttcatctcacCTGTGTTTCATGACCTGAATGTCTTCAGGTGTCTTCCAATACCTTATCTTGGAGTCTTATTGAAAAGTACTTACACCAGAAACATAGCTTTCATATGAATAAGTTTAGCTGTCAATGTTTCTATTCAGCTTCCTCACTGCTCACCAAGCAAGGTTCAGTTTCTTACATGAAGTGTTATGGTTCAGTCGTTGTTTTGAGACCTCTGacgctttttaaaaaagaaaagctaatgtTGCCGCTGTACATTTCTATTGCCATTATCGAGGCGTAATGctgagggactgcagctccgTTGTCTATGTGCTTTTCACAGAGTCTcttcttgtgtttcttttccagcttgCTGACTGCTATGCAGAACAGCAGGCTCTTCTTGCTGTATTTCGGGCAGCAATCCTAAAAACAATAGCTAATTTCCTTGGTGGCTGAAAGGCACAGGCAGCGTTAGTGTTAAGGCCTATGAGCAGATCCCCGtctgccttttctgctctgtggtggTTGGTTCCTCTTTTTTACAATTTCTAGTGCCTCGATCGAATTACTTTGGAGCTGTTGCAGGTTTCCAGCAGTAGCAACAGAGGAGAAGGCAGGTGTCCCTGGTCAGGTGGATAGACTGGGTTTTGCATGCTCAGTTATAAAGTGGCTGCCTCCTGCTTCCGGAGAGGATGGCATAAGAACTTTGTGACTCCAACAACTTGTTTGGAAGGTGAGAGGGGACGTTTGAGACTCATCGCTCTGCAGACCCAGAACAGTTCTGGTACATCGCCGTACAGGCGCGGTGCCGTAGGAACGCGCAGCACAAACTGTATGGTGGGACCTATTTACTTTAGGACTAGCAGAATTGCAGGGACAGCTTTTAATTACAGAACTGTGGGATTTACAGCTTTAATCTGAGCTTTTCATTTCTAGGCCGAATGCCGTGCAAGAATTCCACTGCCTTACATCAGGCCTTTCGATATTGTAAACATCTTAATAGGTTGCATGTGCTGGGTGTCTGCATGGTGCGGCTAGATGTTAATAACAGTCATCTTGACAGGAGTTTGTGCCTGGAATACCAAGACTTGAGAAAGGTCTCGCACCCACTTCCTGAAGATCTATAGAGGCATTCAGCCCCATtggtagtgctgtgttttggtaaCAGGCCTTCTTccatctccttttcttcccttcctagGATGTTTTCCTGTCGGCCTGGCTGCAGGCGTCCTTCTTGGGCCGCTGTGTAAGTCAGGGCATGAATAACAGTTCCTGGAAGAGCGGGCGGGCAGGCTTTACTGACGATAAGGTACATTTTGGTTTccagcagggtgctggcagcCCGTCCCTGGGCTTGTGTTTCAGAAGCTGCTTCGGAAGTCCAAATTCCTGGGTAGACCGATGCTTTGTCTGCCTGAGAATGCAGTGGGCGTTACTGCCGCCGGCAAGCTACGATCACTGGCAGCGTGGCTTATGCTTTGAAATTGGATACAAATCACTAAAAAGTCCTGTGGCAAAAATAGGTGGAGCGAGCACACAACTCTGGCAACTTTGGCgcagctggagagaggcagGAAGCATATCTCGGGGGCCAGGAGCTGATTAGCAAGCCGGAGTAGAGCAAACCCAAGTGTGAGAGATGTGGAGCCCTTTGGGTGTGTTTTAGTGCCTGCTGGAAGAAGCTCCTATTCATTAATTTGGAATGGgtgtcttatttttatttatttctttttaaagtcattGTGAGTGGCTTACTGTGTCATAGAGCTGGCAGCTCGGCGCAGCGATGGGCGTCGGGGCTTGCCGCCGGCTGCATTCTTCTTGGGACAGTCAGAACTGCGCCGCTAATTCCTCTCATCAGAAGCtaggggggtttttttgcacatAGATTTGGTCTGGAGATATTTTAAGACTCCCATTTAAATTATTGAATTCAGACATCTTCTTAAGTACTTAAAGGAGAAGCGCTGATAGTCTCAGAAGTCTGTGTGTGCATTGAAATAATAGCGTTGTGTATTGCATGCCTTGGTGGATGGGTGGGCTTTTCAAGCTGCTACATGTAACTTCAATTACTTTCAGTAGGAGCTACCCCCTCTGGAGTAGgtgcctttttttaatacagtgagTGGTGGAAGGTGTGAAACATGCAGCTGGCTCAAGACACTAGCTATCTTCAGTAGCAGCCCAGCAGATAACGTTATCTGTGTACTGACCTGGTAGTTCCCGTGTTTGAAATGGAGCTAAATAATGTGGTGATCAGCCCTGCTCTCGTGAGAAGTagacttgttttgttttaagcagGTTGCTGGGATGGGGAAATCTGGGAAATTGGGGAGGGGTAGGCAGggagaacaagaaaaagagaaggcgGTCACTTAGTATCCTGGCGGCTTGAGTAAGTTATCCTTGCCAAAGCACTGAGATATGAGATAATAAGGAATGTTTTGCTGAGCTGGGATAATCTTGCTCTCAGCAGCCTTCGTGTCACATTTATAGAATTTCAAGTTTATTTTGGAATATCTCAGGAGCAATGTTTTTCCTCTGGGGCAGCGCTTAAGAGCTTGCAGTGGTTTTAAATTTGTAACGATCCTTGAGAAAGCTTAATTCCTGAGGATGAGAAATCATATTCCTGCTGAATGACACCTTTCTCCTAATtaccagtgctgctgtggctcctCCCCCGCCTTCACGAGGGGAGCTGTCAGTGCCTGATTAAGTGGAAAAAGCATTGGGCTTTGGGGAAAGATTTCAACGTGGGACAGCTGCTGCCCTGAGTCCTGGTGCCATCTCGTAGTGTTTCTGATCCAGGCTGGGGAAAATTTAAGTGTGGCTTCCCCGCTGCCTCTGGGGGAGCCTGACTCCTTTGCTGGTGCCGATGGTGCCTGTCTGTTCGCAGGGTGACTTTCGGAGGCCGTCATCGTAACGAGAAGCAAAGTTGATGAGCTGAAATAAATCTGGGAGCGTACGTAAGTGTCAGGGTGAcctgaaatgttttcagttgGCTTCTGAGGATGAGTGCTGCATTGCTTACACTCAGTCTCTTTACCTCTGTAAGGAGGCCAACCTACTGTTTGCATTATTTAGATAAACACTCGGACAAGATCTGTAGAGCCATCATGTGATATTACTCTGTAGTATAAGGTGAACTAGAATCTTTGTTTGGGGAATATAAAGGTGGAAAATGGCTTCAAGTCATAAGCTTTGTCTAAAGCACTTCTCACACAAGGCTCCTGGACTGCTTTGTCAATACTGACGGGCTCCCACCAAGCTGTGGGCGCTGTTCTTGCTGTTTCCCGATTGGACAAAGGAAGACAGCGGTTGGCTTTTTGCAGCCTTCACGAACTCAGGAACAGATTTACACTTCTACTTCCAAATACCATCCCGAAGGCATGATGCAT
It encodes:
- the LOC104053506 gene encoding LOW QUALITY PROTEIN: urotensin-2 receptor-like (The sequence of the model RefSeq protein was modified relative to this genomic sequence to represent the inferred CDS: inserted 1 base in 1 codon): MRAEGRTPLCPGCPFPTTHGEGKWLFQAALGDFLQKSSPGWLSAREDGAEHARLGALPPQKCHHPAQYLSQSARDLLVTSFLGCVLATVCVAGVVGNIYTLGPPPSPQSAQAPCRCXLITLALAGLLSLPTVPFILTCTQHPRAYVVRDWCFGYLGCRIPFILHLLSMHVSIFILTPMSTERYLAIVRSLDTLLRLRDNQWAATCLGWLVAFLLALPTVILINPCASHRDGVTKRTCHPTWRRGTFKVYLTILFNTCILAPGITTCCLYTKLARTYWRSQWALVLIREETSQRPKQKVLCMIFSIVLAYWACFLPFWLWQLFSISWYKQGDWDGTTVISINFLVTCLAYSCPNSLLYVLLSKNYSRYLWSWHQAAASLPTPRALLSPQPSPSSQGTLERMGAPRERGVPVLHAGVPLG